The Pseudomonas sp. DG56-2 genome contains a region encoding:
- the queF gene encoding NADPH-dependent 7-cyano-7-deazaguanine reductase QueF (Catalyzes the NADPH-dependent reduction of 7-cyano-7-deazaguanine (preQ0) to 7-aminomethyl-7-deazaguanine (preQ1) in queuosine biosynthesis): MHPAAEHSPLGKSSEYIATYTPSLLFPIPRAAKWAELGVTAQTLPWQGVDFWNCFELSWLLPSGKPVVAIGEFAIPADSPNIIESKSFKLYLNSLNQTVFETPQALQACLAKDLSAAAGKPVSVQVRSLAEVEGQGVVALPGRCIDELEVSITNYEQPQPELLRCDNSRVVEETLHSHLLKSNCPVTGQPDWGSVTVHYRGAALDPASLLTYLISFRQHADFHEQCVERIYLDLKRLLNPEFLTVYARYVRRGGLDINPYRSTETVTLPNVRLVRQ, from the coding sequence ATGCACCCCGCCGCCGAACACTCCCCGCTGGGCAAGTCCAGCGAATACATCGCCACCTACACACCCTCGCTGTTGTTCCCGATCCCACGGGCAGCCAAATGGGCCGAGCTGGGCGTCACGGCCCAGACCCTGCCTTGGCAGGGGGTGGATTTCTGGAACTGCTTCGAGTTGTCCTGGTTGCTGCCCTCGGGCAAGCCGGTGGTCGCTATTGGCGAATTCGCCATTCCCGCCGATTCACCCAACATCATCGAGTCCAAGTCGTTCAAGCTGTACTTGAACTCGCTGAACCAGACCGTCTTCGAAACGCCGCAAGCCTTGCAGGCGTGCCTGGCAAAGGACCTTTCGGCGGCCGCTGGCAAGCCGGTGTCCGTGCAGGTTCGAAGCTTGGCCGAAGTCGAAGGGCAGGGCGTGGTTGCTTTGCCTGGCCGGTGTATCGATGAGTTGGAAGTCAGCATCACCAATTACGAGCAGCCGCAACCGGAATTGCTGCGTTGTGACAACAGCCGCGTTGTCGAAGAAACCCTGCACAGCCACCTGCTCAAATCCAACTGCCCGGTCACCGGTCAGCCCGATTGGGGCAGCGTTACCGTGCATTACCGCGGCGCGGCGCTGGACCCTGCAAGCTTGCTGACCTACCTGATCAGCTTCCGTCAACACGCTGACTTCCATGAGCAATGCGTTGAGCGTATCTATCTGGACCTGAAACGCCTGCTCAACCCCGAATTCCTCACCGTTTATGCCCGGTATGTTCGTCGTGGTGGGCTGGACATCAACCCTTACCGCAGCACCGAAACTGTGACGCTGCCGAACGTGCGGTTGGTTCGCCAGTAA
- a CDS encoding phosphonoacetaldehyde phosphonohydrolase-related protein, whose protein sequence is MSDFPAINALLFGLRDCLVDSTTVQLTPGALQTLDGLKQQQIPCAWIDELTEADALQLSSPLPSWLKAQHQAPAPWPAPDACWHALMTLKAHTLDGCVLVSGDPRLLQSGLNAGLWTIGVASCNSRCRADSLQWQALSIQEQERERGKATLQLFALGVHSVIGHLEALNDCLNDITQRRIKGEKP, encoded by the coding sequence ATGTCAGACTTTCCCGCAATTAACGCATTGCTTTTCGGTCTGCGCGACTGCCTCGTCGACAGCACTACGGTGCAACTGACGCCAGGCGCGCTGCAAACTCTCGACGGGTTGAAGCAGCAACAAATCCCCTGTGCCTGGATCGACGAGCTGACTGAAGCCGACGCCCTGCAGTTGTCCTCACCCTTGCCATCATGGCTCAAGGCCCAGCACCAGGCACCCGCGCCATGGCCTGCACCCGATGCCTGCTGGCACGCACTGATGACCCTCAAGGCCCATACCCTCGACGGCTGCGTGCTGGTCAGTGGCGACCCACGGCTGTTGCAATCGGGCCTTAATGCAGGCCTGTGGACAATCGGCGTGGCAAGCTGCAACTCACGGTGCCGGGCAGACAGCCTGCAATGGCAGGCGCTAAGCATCCAGGAGCAAGAACGCGAGCGCGGCAAGGCGACGTTACAATTGTTCGCACTGGGGGTGCATTCGGTGATCGGCCACCTCGAAGCCTTGAACGATTGCCTGAACGACATCACCCAGCGCCGTATCAAGGGCGAAAAGCCCTGA
- a CDS encoding DUF4404 family protein: MPARELQEQLNELREQLEQNPPLSEEEREHLHELMRQIEAKLELEAASPDNDLVDSVNLAVETFEANHPSLTGILRRLAVSLHSMGI, encoded by the coding sequence ATGCCTGCCCGCGAACTGCAAGAGCAACTCAACGAGCTGCGCGAGCAATTGGAGCAAAATCCACCGCTTTCAGAAGAAGAGCGCGAACACCTGCATGAGCTTATGCGCCAGATCGAGGCCAAACTTGAACTGGAAGCCGCCAGTCCCGACAACGATCTGGTCGACAGCGTCAATCTGGCAGTGGAAACCTTTGAAGCCAATCACCCCAGCCTGACCGGCATCCTGCGCCGCCTGGCCGTAAGCCTGCACAGTATGGGTATCTGA
- a CDS encoding plastocyanin/azurin family copper-binding protein produces the protein MKHLYFAGALALFSLPALASPAPSYVFGAPAPAAKADRTVEIVMGDMFYEPRSLQVKPGETVRFVLINKGAVAHEFSLGDAVMHAKHQKEMIAMQGQMDHSSMGHGGMQHGGGMKHEDPNTVMVDPGKRGELTWTFTQATPIEFACNVPGHYQAGMVGELTIGQ, from the coding sequence ATGAAACACCTTTACTTCGCTGGCGCCCTGGCGCTATTCAGCCTGCCTGCATTGGCATCGCCTGCGCCTTCGTACGTTTTCGGCGCACCAGCTCCTGCCGCCAAGGCCGATCGTACTGTGGAGATTGTCATGGGCGATATGTTCTACGAGCCGCGCAGCTTGCAGGTCAAGCCTGGAGAGACGGTGCGCTTCGTGCTGATCAACAAGGGAGCGGTGGCGCACGAGTTCAGCCTTGGCGATGCAGTCATGCATGCCAAGCACCAGAAAGAAATGATCGCCATGCAGGGGCAGATGGATCATTCGTCCATGGGTCATGGCGGTATGCAGCATGGTGGCGGCATGAAGCATGAGGATCCGAACACGGTCATGGTCGATCCGGGCAAGCGCGGTGAACTGACCTGGACCTTTACCCAGGCAACCCCCATCGAGTTCGCCTGCAATGTGCCAGGCCACTATCAGGCCGGCATGGTTGGCGAGCTGACTATCGGTCAATAA